One Candidatus Methylomirabilota bacterium genomic window, CGTGAACGACACCGAGGTCCTCGTCGACGTCGGCTACAAGAGCGAGGGCACCATCCCGCTCGACGAGTTCCAGCGGACGGGCATCGTGCCCGTGGTCGGCGAGGACATCGAAGTCTACCTCGAGATGAAGGAGGACTCCGAGGGTCTGATCGTCCTGTCCAAGGAGAAGGCCGACAAGATCAAGGTCTGGGACGTCATCACCCGCGCCTACGAGAAGGGGAGTCCGATCGAGGGCAAGGTCGTCGAGGTCGTCAAGGGCGGTCTCGCCGTCGATGTCGGCGTGAAGGCCTTTCTCCCCGGGTCGCAAGTGGATCTGCGTCCGGTCAAGAACCTGGCCTCCATGCTCGGCCAGCAGATCCGGGCGCGCGTCATCAAGCTGAACCGGCGGCGCGGGAACGTCGTCCTCTCCCGCCGGGTGGTTCTCGAGGAGGAACGCGAGGAGAAGCGCAAGCACACCCTCTCGGTCCTGCAAGAGGGCATGGTCCTCACCGGCGTCGTCAAGAACATCACCGAGTACGGGGCGTTCATCGACCTCGGCGGTATCGACGGCCTCCTGCATATCACGGACATGTCCTGGGGACGTATCAACCACCCCTCGGAGCTGGTCCAGGTGGGCGACAAGATCGAGGTGATGGTGCTTCACTTCGACCGGGAAACCGGGCGCGTCTCCCTCGGGTACAAGCAGAAGGGCCCGGATCCCTGGGAGACGGTGGAAGAGCGGTTCGCGCCCAGCAGCCGGCACCACGGCAAGGTGGTGAGCCTGACCAACTACGGCGCCTTCGTCGAGCTGGAAAAGGGCGTCGAGGGGCTGGTTCACGTCTCGGAGATGTCGTGGACCCGGCGCGTCCGCCATCCTTCCAAGCTGGTCAACGTGGGGGACGAGGTCGAGGTGATGGTGCTCGACGTCAACAGGGGGCAGAAGCGGATCTCGCTCGGCATGAAGCAGGTCGAGCCGGACCCCTGGGACACGATCGAGCAGCGCTACCAGCCCGGCATGCGCGTCCAGGGCAAGGTCCGCAACCTGACCGACTTCGGGGCCTTCGTGGAGCTGGAGCCGGGCATCGACGGGCTGCTGCACATCTCTGACATGACGTGGGCCCGGAACGTCGCGCATCCGTCCGAAGTCCTCAAGAAGGGCCAGGCCATCGAGACCGTCGTGCTCCATGTCGACAAGGAAGCCAAGCGGATCTCGCTGGGGCTCAAGCAGATCCAGCCCGACCCGTGGGAAAGCGCCGTCCAGAAGTTCCCGCTGGGGGCGAACGTGCGGGGCAAGGTCGTTCGCCTCGCGGAGTTCGGCGCCTTCGTGGAGCTGGAGCCCGGTATCGACGGACTCCTGCACATCTCGCAGATGTCGCACCGGCCGGTGGTCCGGCCCGAGGACGTGGTGCAGCTCGGCGACGAGCTCACGCTGAAGGTGATCCGCGTCGACCCCAACGAGCGCCGGATCGGCCTCTCGCTGAAGGAGCTGGCGGCCGACCTCGCCGTGATGGAGGAGCCGGAGCACTTCGGCCGCCGTGGCAAGCGGCGCGAGCGGGACGACCGCTACGACGATGACGACGAATGATCATCGCTGCGGGTGACGAACGGCGCGGGTGACCGCGATGCGGCGACGGCTTCTCCGGGCGCTCGGGGTCACCAGCCTCGTCTTCGTCGCGTGTCTCATCGCGATCCTGGGCCTCCTGGTCCTCGCCGAGCGCACCAACCTCTCCTTCGGCGGGAATCGCGTGGCGCTCGTCGAGGTCGAGGGAATCATCCTCGACGCCGACCGGGTTGTCCGCGAGATCGAGGAGCACCTCGAGGATTCCTCCATCCGGGCCATCGTCGTCCGGATCCAGAGCCCCGGCGGAGTGGTGGCGCCGACCCAGGAGATCTACGACGCCATCCGACGCGCCCGGGCCAAGGGTAAACCCGTCGTCGCCTCGATGGGCGCGATCGCCGCGTCCGGCGGCTACTACCTCGCGGTGGCCGCCGATCGCATCGTCGCCAACCCGGGCACGCTGACCGGCTCCATCGGGGTCCTCATGCAGCTCGCCGACCTCGAGGGGCTCCTGAAAAAGGTCGGGGTCCACCTGACGGTCGTCAAGGCCGGCCGGTACAAGGACCTCGGGAACCTGGGGCAACCCATGAGCGAGGAGGAGCGGGCCATCCTCCAGGCGTTGCTCGACGACATCTATGACCAGTTCGTCACCGCCGTCGCCGAGGGCCGGGGCCTCGACCGCACGCGGGTGCTCGGCCTCGCCGATGGCCGCGTGTACTCGGGGCGACAGGCGAAGGAACTGGGCCTCGTCGACACGCTGGGGGGGCTCGAGGACGCGGTCCGAACGGCGGGGGACCTGGCCAAGATTCCGGGCAAGCCCCGTCTGGTCCGGCCCCGCCGCCCCTTCCGCCTCGCCGACCTCCTCGACTGGGTGGCGAGCCAGACCCCGCTCGGGGGACTGACCTCAACCCGCGGTGCGCTCCCTTCGATCTCGTCCCTCGGCTCCGCGAAACTCCCGCTCTTCCTCATGGAGTAATTCCGCGGGCGGTCCCGCCGAGCCATCGTGCGCAGCTCGGCCGGTCAGGCTCCTCTCTGACGGCCGCACGGCTCCCCCATTGTCACAACCCCGCGGCTTGACAGGCGTTTTCGCTCCGTGGTAGCGTGAGGCCGCTTCGAAACGTCGAGGAGGGCGGGCGCGGGTCCCCGGCCGCCCGTCACGCCCTCGGGGCGGACACGAGATGGGTAGCCCGACCGGAGAAGGGGGAGCAAGCGTGCCCACGATGACGAAGGCCGACCTGGTGGACGAGGTCGCCAAGGTCTCGAACCTCACCAAGAAAGAGACCGAGCTCATCGTCAACACGATCTTCGACAGCATCAGCGGCGCCCTGGCGAAAGCGGAGAAGGTCGAGCTGCGGGGCTTCGGCAGCTTCCGTGTGCGCCGCCGGAATGCCCGCCGGGGGCGAAATCCCAAAACCGGCTCGAGCGTCAGCGTGCCCGAGAAGCGGGTCCCGTTCTTCAAGGTCGGAAAACGCCTGAAAGAGCTCGTCAACGGCTAGCCGCGCGAGCCGTCCGGGCACACGCTGTCTAGGTCTGCCCGCGATCGGACCGCGTCTCGGCTCCGGCCGGAGAGTCCGGTAGCGCCGTGGATGTACTCTGGGCGCCCTGGCGAATGTCGTACGTGAGCGGCGCGCACCAGCCGGAGGGGTGCCTCTTCTGCACAGCGCTCGCCGCCGGTGACGATGCCCAGCACCGGATCCTGGACCGCTCGCGGAGTGCCTTCCTCATCCTCAATACCTTTCCGTATTCGAGTGGCCACCTCATGATCGCGCCGAACCGCCACGCCGCCTCGCCGGAGGACCTCGACGACCAGGAGAGCCTGGACCTCATGCGCGTGACCCGGCGGGCGCTGGCCGCGCTGCGCGCCGTCTACCGGCCCGACGGGTTCAACCTCGGCGTGAACATGGGGCGCGCGGCCGGGGCCGGGATCGAAGGGCACTTCCACCTTCACGTCGTGCCGCGCTGGGCGGGCGACACGAACTTCATGCCGGTCGTGGGGGCGGTCAAGGTGATCCCGGAAAGCCTCGACGAGACGTACCGCCGCCTCCGGGTACACCTGTCACCGTGAGGGGATCGGGTGGTGGCGAGTCCTCCGGTCCGCCCGAGCCCCGCGGTCACGTCGTGACGCCGCCCTGGGCGGCCGACGAGCCTTCCCCGCCGGCCGCCGACGAGCGGGGGGACGCCGCGCGGGCTCCGGTGGCGGACGACACGCCCCCCTCGGTCGCCGGCGAACGGATGACCCCTCCCGCGCGCGAGGCAGCGACCGACGACACCCCGATGATGCGCCAGTACCGCGAGTGGAAGCGCCGGTACCCCGACTACCTCCTGCTCTTCCGGCTGGGCGACTTCTACGAGGCCTTCTACGAGGACGCCGCCGTCGCCGCTCGGGCCCTCGACATCGCCCTGACCTCGCGCCAGAAGGGCGAGGGGGCGATCCCCATGGCGGGCGTCCCCCACCACGCCGTGGACGGGTATATCGCGCGGCTGATCCGCGCCGGCCACAAGGTCGCCCTCTGTGATCAGGTCGAGGCGGCGCCCGCGAAGGGGCGAAAGCTCCTCCGGCGCGAGGTGATCCGCCTCATCACCCCGGGCACTGTCACCGAGGCCGGGCTCCTCGAGAGTCGGCAGAACAACTTCCTCGGCGCGCTCGCCCGAGCCGGGGATCGGCTCGGGGTGGCCCTGGTCGACCTGACCGCCGCGGACTTCTGGGTCGGCGAGGCGGCCGACCCGGCGGCCCTGGCCGAGGCCGTCCTCCTGCGCCGCCCAGCCGAGGTGCTGGTTCCGGCCTCGCTCCCCCCGACCGATCCCGTGGTCGCCCGCTTGCGCGAGGCCGGGGTGCTCCTCACCACCCGCGACGCGAGCGAGTTCGCGCCGCGAATCGCGGAAGAGCGTCTCCGGGAGCATTTCCGGGTGGCGGCGCTCGAGGGGCTCGGTCTCGGCGGGCAGGCGGCGGCCGTGCGGGCCGCCAGCGCGGTGCTCGGGTACCTTCAGGAGACCCAGCAGGCACCTCCCGCCCACCTCACGCGGCTCCAGCGCCTGACCCTCGAGGACCATCTCGTCCTCGACGAGGCGGCGGCCCGCAACCTCGAGCTCGTCGAGAGCCTCCACGACCGGACGACCCGCGGCTCGCTCCTGTGGGCCCTGGATCGGACGCTCACCCCCATGGGCGGCCGGCTCCTGCGCCAGTGGGTCCTCCGGCCGCTCCGGGAGCCCGCCGAGATCAACCGGCGCCTCGGCGCCGTCGGAGCACTCTCGGACGCGCCCGCGCTCCTCGAGACCCTCCGCGGCCACCTCGACGCGATCGGGGATCTGGCGCGCCTCGCCAGCCGCGCGTCGCTCGGAGTGGCGACGCCGCGGGATCTGGTGGCGCTGCGGGCCGCCCTCCGCCCGCTGCCGGCCCTGCGAGAGCGCGCGAGCGAATCGCCGGATCCCCACCTGCGGGAGACGGCCCAGGCCGTGGAGGATCTCGGCCCGCTGGCCAAGCAGCTCGAGGCGGCGCTCGTCGAGGACCCGCCGCTCACGGCCCACGAGGGCCGGCTGATCCGGGAGGGATACAGCCCGGCCCTGGCCGATCTGCAGGCGGAGATCCGCGCGGCGAAGGCCTGGATCGCCGGGCTCGAAGCGCGGGAGCGGGAGCGCACGGGGATCCCGACCCTGCGCGTGCGCTTCAACCGCGTCTTCGGATACGGAATCGAGATCTCGAAGTCGCATCTTCCCCTGGCGCCCCCCGAGTACGCGCGCCGCCAGACCCTGGTCGGGGCGGAGCGGTTCGTCACGCCGGAGCTGAAGGAGCAGGAGGCGAAGATCCTCGGCGCCGAAGAGCGACTGAACCGGCTCGAGTTCGAGCTCTTCGACGAGCTGCGCCGCGCGGTGGCGGGGGAGACCGACCGGCTGCTGCGGACGGCCCGCGCGGTGGCAACCCTCGACGGGCTGGCGAGCCTCGCCCACGTCGCCCGCGAGCGCGGCTACGCGCGTCCCGTCGTCGACACCTCGGCGGTCCTGGAGATCCTCGAGGGGCGGCACCCCGTCCTGGAGCTCCGGACCGACGGCGCCCCCTTCGTGCCGAACGACCTCGTGCTCGACGGCGAGGACACGAGCTGCCTGGTCCTCACGGGCCCCAACATGGCCGGCAAGTCCACCTACATGCGGCAAGCGGCGCTGATCGTGCTGCTCGCCCAGCTCGGAAGCTTCGTGCCGGCGCGCTCGGCCCGGGTCGGCGTCGTGGACCGGATCTTCACGCGCATCGGGGCTCAGGACAACCTCCTGCGCGGCCAGAGCACCTTCCTGGTCGAGATGACCGAGACCGCCGCCATCCTGCGCTACGCGACCTCGAAGAGCCTCGTCCTCCTGGACGAGATCGGCCGGGGCACCTCCACGTTCGATGGCCTCGCCATCGCCTGGGCGGTGGCCGAGTACCTCCACGAGCGCTGCCCGGGCGCCAAGGTGCTCTTCGCCACGCACTACCACGAGCTGACCCGCCTGGCCGCCGAGCTGCCCCGCGTCCGCAACGTGCACGTCGCCGTCCGCGAGTGGCGGGACGGGATCGTCTTCCTCCACAAGGTGCAGCCCGGCGGCACCGACCGGTCCTACGGGATCCAGGTGGCCCGGCTGGCCGGCCTTCCCGACGAGGTGGTGAGCCGGGCCCGGACGCTTCTCCAGGAGCTCACCCAGCGGGCACCGGCGCCGGCGCCGCCACCCGGCGCGGCCACCGGTCAGCTGGCGCTCTTCCCGCCGGTCTCACATCCGGTCCTCGAGGCCGTGGCCGCCCTCGATCCCGACGCCATGACGCCGCTTCAGGCCCTGAACGCGCTCCATGCTCTCCGCCAGAAGCTGCAGGACGGCGTGT contains:
- a CDS encoding HIT domain-containing protein, whose protein sequence is MSYVSGAHQPEGCLFCTALAAGDDAQHRILDRSRSAFLILNTFPYSSGHLMIAPNRHAASPEDLDDQESLDLMRVTRRALAALRAVYRPDGFNLGVNMGRAAGAGIEGHFHLHVVPRWAGDTNFMPVVGAVKVIPESLDETYRRLRVHLSP
- the sppA gene encoding signal peptide peptidase SppA, which translates into the protein MRRRLLRALGVTSLVFVACLIAILGLLVLAERTNLSFGGNRVALVEVEGIILDADRVVREIEEHLEDSSIRAIVVRIQSPGGVVAPTQEIYDAIRRARAKGKPVVASMGAIAASGGYYLAVAADRIVANPGTLTGSIGVLMQLADLEGLLKKVGVHLTVVKAGRYKDLGNLGQPMSEEERAILQALLDDIYDQFVTAVAEGRGLDRTRVLGLADGRVYSGRQAKELGLVDTLGGLEDAVRTAGDLAKIPGKPRLVRPRRPFRLADLLDWVASQTPLGGLTSTRGALPSISSLGSAKLPLFLME
- the mutS gene encoding DNA mismatch repair protein MutS, which gives rise to MTPPAREAATDDTPMMRQYREWKRRYPDYLLLFRLGDFYEAFYEDAAVAARALDIALTSRQKGEGAIPMAGVPHHAVDGYIARLIRAGHKVALCDQVEAAPAKGRKLLRREVIRLITPGTVTEAGLLESRQNNFLGALARAGDRLGVALVDLTAADFWVGEAADPAALAEAVLLRRPAEVLVPASLPPTDPVVARLREAGVLLTTRDASEFAPRIAEERLREHFRVAALEGLGLGGQAAAVRAASAVLGYLQETQQAPPAHLTRLQRLTLEDHLVLDEAAARNLELVESLHDRTTRGSLLWALDRTLTPMGGRLLRQWVLRPLREPAEINRRLGAVGALSDAPALLETLRGHLDAIGDLARLASRASLGVATPRDLVALRAALRPLPALRERASESPDPHLRETAQAVEDLGPLAKQLEAALVEDPPLTAHEGRLIREGYSPALADLQAEIRAAKAWIAGLEARERERTGIPTLRVRFNRVFGYGIEISKSHLPLAPPEYARRQTLVGAERFVTPELKEQEAKILGAEERLNRLEFELFDELRRAVAGETDRLLRTARAVATLDGLASLAHVARERGYARPVVDTSAVLEILEGRHPVLELRTDGAPFVPNDLVLDGEDTSCLVLTGPNMAGKSTYMRQAALIVLLAQLGSFVPARSARVGVVDRIFTRIGAQDNLLRGQSTFLVEMTETAAILRYATSKSLVLLDEIGRGTSTFDGLAIAWAVAEYLHERCPGAKVLFATHYHELTRLAAELPRVRNVHVAVREWRDGIVFLHKVQPGGTDRSYGIQVARLAGLPDEVVSRARTLLQELTQRAPAPAPPPGAATGQLALFPPVSHPVLEAVAALDPDAMTPLQALNALHALRQKLQDGV
- a CDS encoding 30S ribosomal protein S1; translation: MGRGRSAPDEGTRERGPVGPPPGAGQDELEDLYRQSLQDLEEGEVVRGRIVAVNDTEVLVDVGYKSEGTIPLDEFQRTGIVPVVGEDIEVYLEMKEDSEGLIVLSKEKADKIKVWDVITRAYEKGSPIEGKVVEVVKGGLAVDVGVKAFLPGSQVDLRPVKNLASMLGQQIRARVIKLNRRRGNVVLSRRVVLEEEREEKRKHTLSVLQEGMVLTGVVKNITEYGAFIDLGGIDGLLHITDMSWGRINHPSELVQVGDKIEVMVLHFDRETGRVSLGYKQKGPDPWETVEERFAPSSRHHGKVVSLTNYGAFVELEKGVEGLVHVSEMSWTRRVRHPSKLVNVGDEVEVMVLDVNRGQKRISLGMKQVEPDPWDTIEQRYQPGMRVQGKVRNLTDFGAFVELEPGIDGLLHISDMTWARNVAHPSEVLKKGQAIETVVLHVDKEAKRISLGLKQIQPDPWESAVQKFPLGANVRGKVVRLAEFGAFVELEPGIDGLLHISQMSHRPVVRPEDVVQLGDELTLKVIRVDPNERRIGLSLKELAADLAVMEEPEHFGRRGKRRERDDRYDDDDE
- a CDS encoding HU family DNA-binding protein; translated protein: MTKADLVDEVAKVSNLTKKETELIVNTIFDSISGALAKAEKVELRGFGSFRVRRRNARRGRNPKTGSSVSVPEKRVPFFKVGKRLKELVNG